Proteins encoded together in one uncultured Sphaerochaeta sp. window:
- a CDS encoding ABC transporter ATP-binding protein yields MAFLEMIDIDKAFFGKSANSKVNLHVDHGEIHALLGENGAGKTTLMNILYGIYQADSGSIVLDGVPIQIKSPKDAISHKIGMVHQHFTLVPTLTVSENITLGLKSPGYPFVKRKQVDEEIRTLSERYNLAVDPTALVSSLSVGQQQRVEIIKVLYREAQLLILDEPTAVLTPQEVESLFDILGRLRSEGHSVIIITHHIAEVLSLTDRITVLRGGEKVGDVKSKDTNEAELSQLMVGRKLNRMVRTKLPFSYDREGLIAISIQDAQGSVGPLSLHVPPGRIVGIAGVDGNGQKAFAELLLGIRKIKEGSLTLDGKHLEHLGVKQRRALGFGYISDDRLLDSLVLDMDMQENLLLTRFRGGECNHHHFIARKKLRELTEQAVEKYAIKSGSLEHPVRYLSGGNQQKLILARELAGNAKVVIACQPTRGLDVGSTEDVHKTLLELRRQGSAVILISSDLEEILDLSDSIAVMYRGQIVDVIESEGDVDLTYLGLLMAGSPAGREA; encoded by the coding sequence ATGGCATTTCTGGAAATGATCGACATTGACAAGGCATTCTTTGGCAAAAGCGCCAATTCGAAGGTCAACCTGCATGTAGACCATGGGGAGATCCATGCCCTGCTTGGTGAGAATGGGGCAGGCAAAACCACCTTGATGAACATTCTGTACGGGATTTATCAAGCAGATAGTGGTTCTATTGTCCTGGATGGAGTCCCCATTCAGATCAAGAGTCCGAAGGATGCCATCAGCCATAAGATTGGAATGGTACATCAACATTTTACCTTGGTTCCCACCCTGACCGTCAGTGAGAATATCACCCTTGGGTTGAAAAGTCCTGGGTATCCATTTGTCAAACGCAAACAGGTCGACGAGGAGATTCGCACGTTAAGTGAACGCTATAACCTCGCAGTCGATCCTACGGCACTGGTTAGCTCTCTATCAGTTGGGCAGCAACAGCGGGTGGAGATCATCAAGGTGCTCTATCGGGAAGCACAGTTGCTCATACTCGACGAACCAACAGCAGTCCTTACACCCCAAGAGGTGGAGAGTCTGTTCGATATTCTAGGACGTCTGAGATCAGAAGGGCATTCAGTAATCATCATAACCCACCATATTGCTGAAGTTCTCTCACTAACCGACCGGATAACCGTCCTCAGGGGAGGTGAGAAGGTAGGGGACGTCAAGTCAAAAGATACGAACGAAGCAGAACTCTCACAGTTGATGGTTGGGAGGAAACTCAACAGGATGGTTCGAACCAAATTACCTTTCTCCTATGATCGTGAAGGGTTGATCGCCATTTCCATACAGGATGCTCAGGGGTCCGTAGGTCCCCTCTCCTTGCACGTTCCCCCAGGAAGGATTGTCGGGATTGCTGGAGTTGATGGAAACGGGCAGAAAGCGTTTGCTGAGTTGCTGCTCGGAATCAGGAAAATCAAGGAAGGCTCCCTGACGTTGGATGGCAAGCATTTGGAACACCTCGGGGTAAAACAACGCAGGGCGTTGGGTTTTGGATATATCTCTGACGACCGCTTGCTCGATAGCCTAGTTTTGGATATGGATATGCAAGAGAATCTCCTGCTTACCCGTTTTCGAGGAGGGGAGTGTAATCATCACCACTTCATTGCTCGAAAGAAGCTTCGTGAGCTGACTGAACAGGCAGTTGAGAAATACGCGATCAAGAGTGGATCCTTGGAGCATCCCGTACGGTATCTCTCGGGGGGGAATCAACAGAAGTTGATACTTGCCCGCGAATTGGCTGGAAATGCCAAGGTGGTCATTGCCTGCCAGCCTACACGAGGTCTGGACGTAGGTTCGACCGAGGATGTACACAAGACACTGTTAGAGCTCAGAAGACAAGGCTCTGCCGTTATTTTGATCTCTTCTGACCTTGAGGAGATACTGGATCTAAGTGACAGCATAGCTGTGATGTATCGTGGACAGATCGTTGATGTGATCGAAAGCGAAGGAGATGTTGATTTGACCTATCTTGGGCTATTGATGGCAGGCTCCCCTGCAGGGAGGGAGGCATGA
- a CDS encoding BMP family protein → MKKTLLVACLVLVLGTSLLFAGGAAEKDESDGKMKVALLLSGPANDQGWNAVAFAGLKEAEEKYNLQTAYSENVGIADGEAAFRDYAAQGYDLVIGHGFQFGEPAVRVSSQFPDTKFMAIESNAYSDNAASYVMACEEAGYLMGMLAASMSESGTIGIVGGFEQPSIVKVLEAYKIGAKAVNPSIKVLEAYVSSFTDVALGKEAALSMADQGADVLSHCANQAGTGVIKAAEERGLLATGDSYDQNSIAPDTVMASTIYSVPALVLTAVEKVSTDTYVGGVFNLGMQDGVVDISGYNSFEDTIPQDVKDMVASTRQQILDGSFTVPLIETRTK, encoded by the coding sequence ATGAAAAAGACATTGCTGGTAGCTTGTTTGGTTTTGGTACTCGGAACATCGCTCTTATTTGCTGGTGGCGCAGCTGAGAAAGATGAATCAGACGGAAAGATGAAGGTTGCGCTGTTGCTCTCAGGGCCGGCCAACGACCAAGGATGGAATGCAGTAGCATTTGCTGGTCTGAAAGAGGCAGAGGAGAAATACAATCTCCAGACTGCATACTCAGAGAATGTGGGAATTGCTGATGGAGAGGCAGCGTTCCGTGACTACGCAGCCCAAGGGTATGACTTGGTGATCGGGCATGGTTTCCAGTTTGGTGAGCCGGCTGTCAGGGTCTCCTCCCAGTTCCCCGATACAAAGTTCATGGCAATCGAGTCAAACGCCTACAGCGATAACGCTGCCAGTTATGTAATGGCTTGTGAAGAAGCTGGATACTTGATGGGAATGCTTGCAGCTTCCATGTCAGAAAGTGGCACCATCGGTATTGTTGGTGGCTTTGAACAGCCTTCAATCGTCAAGGTTCTGGAAGCGTACAAAATCGGCGCAAAAGCTGTGAACCCATCCATCAAGGTCTTGGAAGCATATGTAAGCAGCTTCACTGACGTAGCACTGGGAAAGGAAGCAGCACTCTCCATGGCTGACCAAGGCGCCGATGTACTCTCCCACTGCGCGAACCAGGCAGGGACCGGAGTGATCAAGGCAGCTGAGGAGCGTGGGTTGCTTGCAACCGGTGATTCCTATGACCAGAACTCCATCGCCCCTGATACGGTAATGGCGTCCACTATTTATAGTGTACCAGCCTTGGTCCTGACTGCGGTTGAGAAGGTAAGTACCGATACCTACGTGGGTGGGGTATTCAACCTTGGTATGCAGGATGGTGTTGTAGATATCTCAGGATACAACAGTTTTGAGGATACGATTCCCCAGGACGTCAAGGATATGGTTGCCTCAACCAGGCAGCAGATTCTGGATGGAAGCTTTACCGTCCCATTGATCGAGACACGTACCAAATAA
- a CDS encoding amidohydrolase, translating to MGNQKLLTNIRSLVSCDGSDTVYSDCDLLIDGYKIAKIGKNLPQGDAQVIDASNYIVYPGLVNTHHHFFQTFVRNLVTIDYPNLLVVDWLDKIYPIFSQIDSEVIYYSSLVAMADLLKHGCTTAFDHQYCYTKKTGKEAVDRQMEAASLLGIRYHAGRGCNTLEREKGSTIPLEMLETTDEFLLDCERLMKAYHDPNPNSMSQIVVAPCQPINSYQETFEESLAFARKHGLRLHTHLGEGENPIMMERYGKRTLAWAEEIGFVGEDVWFAHGWELQKDEYDVMAKTGTGLSHCPAPAVLGGFPIIDIPAMERAGMNVSLGCDGSATNDSSNLLDSLRMAYLAQSYHSKSRGGAPSAYEMLKMATVGGAKTLGRDDIGSLEVGKAADLFAIDANTLPLAGTLHDPGNLLARVGYTGEVAMTMVGGDIKFKDGELVGIDEVRLAVQAEQACDERLRSLFPTIFR from the coding sequence ATGGGTAACCAGAAACTTCTTACAAATATTCGTTCTCTCGTGAGTTGCGATGGATCTGATACGGTGTACTCCGATTGTGATCTCCTGATCGACGGATACAAGATAGCAAAGATTGGAAAGAATCTTCCTCAAGGTGACGCCCAGGTCATCGATGCAAGCAACTACATTGTGTATCCAGGATTGGTGAATACGCACCATCACTTCTTCCAGACGTTTGTACGAAACCTGGTAACCATTGATTATCCGAATCTTCTTGTGGTCGACTGGCTCGACAAGATTTATCCCATTTTCTCCCAGATTGACAGTGAAGTTATCTATTACTCGTCTCTCGTTGCCATGGCAGATCTCCTCAAGCATGGCTGCACCACTGCGTTCGACCACCAGTATTGCTATACCAAGAAGACTGGCAAAGAAGCTGTTGACCGCCAGATGGAGGCTGCTTCCCTGTTGGGCATTAGGTACCACGCCGGGAGAGGCTGCAATACCTTGGAGAGGGAGAAGGGCAGTACCATCCCTCTGGAGATGCTGGAGACTACCGACGAGTTCCTACTTGATTGTGAACGCTTGATGAAAGCCTATCATGATCCAAACCCCAACAGCATGAGCCAGATTGTGGTTGCTCCCTGTCAGCCAATCAACAGCTACCAGGAAACCTTTGAGGAGTCTTTGGCATTTGCACGCAAGCATGGTCTGAGGCTTCATACCCACCTCGGAGAGGGGGAAAACCCCATCATGATGGAACGCTATGGCAAGAGAACGCTTGCTTGGGCAGAAGAGATTGGGTTTGTTGGAGAGGATGTCTGGTTTGCCCATGGATGGGAACTCCAGAAGGATGAATATGATGTAATGGCTAAGACAGGGACAGGACTCTCCCACTGCCCAGCTCCTGCCGTCTTGGGTGGTTTTCCCATCATCGATATCCCAGCAATGGAGAGAGCAGGCATGAATGTTTCGCTTGGCTGTGATGGGTCTGCCACCAATGACAGTTCTAACCTGCTCGATTCCTTACGCATGGCTTATTTGGCTCAGTCCTACCATAGCAAGAGCCGGGGAGGAGCCCCTTCTGCCTACGAGATGCTCAAGATGGCAACAGTAGGTGGCGCCAAGACACTGGGAAGGGATGATATTGGTTCTCTCGAGGTTGGAAAGGCTGCTGACCTCTTTGCCATTGACGCCAATACACTCCCACTTGCTGGAACCTTGCATGATCCAGGTAATCTCCTTGCTCGAGTCGGTTATACCGGCGAGGTAGCCATGACCATGGTCGGTGGAGACATCAAATTCAAGGACGGCGAACTGGTAGGGATCGATGAAGTACGCTTGGCTGTTCAGGCTGAGCAAGCCTGCGATGAGAGGCTACGCTCTCTATTTCCCACGATCTTCCGATAA
- a CDS encoding class II aldolase/adducin family protein, giving the protein MNEIEMKRELVSFASSLYQRGFVVGSAGNISVKLPDGTYLATPTGSSFGILNEAEVSHFKEDGTLLGGKAPTKEVPFHLACHAAHSEIRAVVHLHSTYATLLASTKDLRDGSPFTPFTPYFVMKVNKVGILPYRRPGSPLIAEDIRSKPGFSTYLMQNHGLITTGKTLQEAVFAAEEFEESAKLWYLGQGLDIRRLSEEEMAELQ; this is encoded by the coding sequence ATGAATGAAATTGAGATGAAACGTGAGTTGGTTTCCTTCGCCTCAAGTCTCTATCAACGAGGATTTGTCGTGGGAAGTGCGGGGAATATCTCGGTGAAACTTCCTGATGGCACCTACCTTGCCACTCCAACCGGGTCTTCCTTTGGGATTTTGAATGAAGCGGAGGTGTCCCACTTCAAGGAAGATGGGACACTGCTTGGAGGAAAGGCCCCTACCAAGGAGGTTCCGTTCCATCTAGCTTGTCATGCTGCTCACAGTGAGATCCGTGCAGTGGTTCATCTGCACTCCACCTATGCAACCTTGCTTGCCAGCACCAAGGACCTCAGGGATGGCAGCCCATTTACCCCATTCACACCGTATTTTGTCATGAAGGTGAACAAGGTAGGGATACTTCCCTACAGAAGGCCAGGTTCTCCACTGATTGCAGAGGATATCCGATCCAAGCCTGGGTTCTCCACTTACCTCATGCAGAACCATGGGTTGATCACCACAGGGAAGACGCTTCAGGAAGCAGTATTTGCTGCTGAGGAATTCGAAGAGAGTGCAAAGCTCTGGTATCTGGGGCAGGGATTGGATATCAGAAGACTGAGTGAAGAAGAGATGGCAGAACTGCAATAG
- the otnK gene encoding 3-oxo-tetronate kinase: protein MKLGVIADDFTGAVDIAGFLVSGGMRTLMCAKPVATGQLPETDAIVMSLKIRSIPSSEAVEEALSALAFLQEAGCDRFYYKYCSTFDSTEKGNIGPISDALRDALGLSSTLICPALPVNGRTVYHGYLFVGDQLLSDSPMRHHPLNPMRMSKLADLLAMQSPSTNGHVYYDVVKEGVSAVKNRINVLEKGGVNNIIVDVINDGDLYTIAKATEDMILVTGGSGLAQGIGVVRAESIGEAGTAKPAFLPKKTQAVVIAGSCSAMMQKQVAYYKEKAESLSIDEQACVDDPSYPETLAQWVLAHQGNSLAPMVFATRSPEELQLNRERFKGVELAGIIEQVFGKMTAILAQEGVETFIVGGGETSGVVASTLGVDAYLIGEQIDPGVSWVQSLDRKFQLVLKSGNFGSESFLEKAQECYDE, encoded by the coding sequence ATGAAACTAGGAGTTATTGCAGACGATTTTACCGGGGCTGTGGATATTGCCGGCTTCTTGGTATCTGGAGGCATGAGAACGCTCATGTGTGCCAAGCCTGTTGCAACAGGGCAACTTCCCGAAACTGATGCGATTGTCATGAGCTTGAAGATCAGGAGCATTCCTTCCTCGGAAGCAGTAGAGGAGGCTCTCTCAGCACTTGCTTTCCTACAGGAAGCTGGTTGTGATCGTTTCTACTATAAATACTGCTCAACCTTTGATTCAACCGAGAAAGGAAACATCGGTCCCATCAGCGATGCGCTCAGGGATGCGCTTGGGCTATCCAGCACACTTATCTGTCCTGCGCTTCCCGTCAATGGAAGAACTGTGTACCACGGGTACCTGTTTGTCGGTGACCAGCTGCTCAGTGATTCCCCAATGCGTCATCATCCACTCAATCCAATGAGGATGTCGAAACTCGCCGATCTGCTTGCAATGCAGAGTCCATCTACCAATGGCCATGTGTATTATGACGTTGTCAAAGAAGGGGTTTCAGCAGTAAAGAATCGCATCAACGTCCTTGAAAAGGGCGGGGTGAACAATATCATCGTTGATGTGATCAACGATGGGGACCTGTATACGATTGCCAAGGCAACCGAGGATATGATTCTTGTCACCGGAGGCTCTGGCTTGGCCCAGGGTATTGGGGTGGTGAGAGCTGAATCCATTGGAGAGGCAGGTACCGCGAAGCCTGCATTCCTTCCCAAGAAGACCCAAGCAGTGGTTATCGCTGGTTCTTGTTCAGCGATGATGCAGAAGCAAGTTGCCTACTATAAAGAGAAGGCAGAGAGCCTCAGTATTGATGAGCAAGCTTGTGTGGACGACCCCTCTTATCCTGAGACGCTTGCCCAGTGGGTACTCGCCCACCAGGGAAACTCCCTTGCTCCCATGGTCTTTGCGACCCGCTCGCCAGAAGAACTGCAGCTCAACCGAGAACGGTTCAAGGGAGTGGAGTTGGCAGGAATAATTGAGCAGGTATTTGGGAAAATGACAGCTATACTCGCACAAGAAGGGGTCGAGACCTTCATCGTTGGAGGGGGAGAGACCAGCGGAGTGGTTGCCTCCACCTTGGGGGTTGATGCCTACCTGATAGGGGAGCAGATAGACCCCGGAGTATCGTGGGTGCAGTCCTTGGACAGGAAGTTCCAACTGGTATTGAAGAGCGGGAACTTTGGTTCTGAATCCTTTCTAGAGAAAGCCCAGGAGTGTTATGATGAATGA
- a CDS encoding chromate transporter translates to MSILLTLFFSFFQIGLFSIGGGYAAMPLIQAQTVDIHGWLTATEFADLVTIAEMTPGPIAINSATFVGMKVAGIAGVVVATLGNILPSVIIMLLLAHLYAKYREQTLLKRVLEGVRPVVVAAIFTAGLSLLQLAIGHMGQVDLFALIVFILAFICLNSRKIPLGPIVLLILGAISGIGYAVVTHALP, encoded by the coding sequence ATGAGCATACTTCTTACGCTCTTCTTCAGCTTTTTCCAGATAGGGTTGTTCAGCATTGGTGGCGGGTATGCAGCTATGCCTCTTATCCAAGCACAGACTGTCGACATTCATGGGTGGTTGACCGCAACGGAATTTGCTGACTTGGTAACAATCGCTGAGATGACTCCCGGTCCTATTGCCATCAACTCTGCAACGTTTGTCGGAATGAAGGTTGCAGGAATTGCCGGCGTCGTGGTGGCTACCCTTGGAAATATCCTACCATCGGTCATTATTATGTTGCTGCTCGCACATCTCTACGCAAAGTACCGAGAGCAGACGCTGCTCAAACGTGTGCTCGAAGGGGTACGGCCGGTAGTGGTTGCCGCTATCTTTACCGCTGGGCTTTCCTTGTTGCAACTCGCGATTGGACACATGGGTCAGGTTGACCTCTTCGCACTTATCGTATTTATTCTTGCCTTTATCTGTTTGAACAGTCGAAAAATCCCCTTGGGCCCAATTGTCTTGCTCATTCTAGGAGCCATCAGTGGTATTGGGTATGCTGTAGTAACACATGCGCTTCCTTAG
- a CDS encoding chromate transporter codes for MADALIREHKKRPEINLKFFFKLFWTTFSLSLFTFGGGFVIISLMRKKMVVKLGWINDEEMLDFITIAQSSPGPIAVNGSLMVGYHLAGVPGALVATLGTILPPMMILTLVSLGYKAVQDNLWIAAAFHGMRAVVAAIVLQVTWALFRPLLKKKQVLPILLFILSFSALFIFKVNIMLVMVSIVAFSIIQSLILLQKEKKL; via the coding sequence ATGGCTGATGCGCTGATTCGTGAGCATAAGAAGAGACCAGAGATCAATCTCAAATTCTTCTTTAAACTCTTTTGGACAACATTCTCCCTGAGTCTGTTCACCTTTGGTGGTGGGTTTGTCATCATCAGTCTGATGAGAAAGAAGATGGTGGTAAAACTCGGCTGGATCAACGATGAGGAGATGCTTGATTTCATCACCATTGCCCAGTCCTCTCCCGGTCCCATAGCTGTCAACGGTTCCCTGATGGTGGGGTATCATCTAGCTGGTGTCCCTGGGGCTTTGGTTGCTACCTTGGGTACCATCCTTCCTCCCATGATGATTCTGACGCTTGTGAGCCTTGGCTATAAGGCAGTGCAGGATAACCTTTGGATTGCTGCAGCCTTTCATGGAATGCGTGCTGTCGTTGCGGCCATTGTCCTGCAGGTTACCTGGGCCTTGTTCAGGCCATTGCTGAAGAAGAAGCAAGTACTCCCAATCCTCCTCTTTATCCTCAGTTTCAGTGCATTGTTTATCTTCAAGGTAAACATCATGCTGGTCATGGTAAGCATCGTAGCCTTCTCGATCATTCAGAGCTTGATTCTGCTCCAGAAGGAGAAGAAACTATGA
- a CDS encoding SPASM domain-containing protein, translating to MDTRRAHLTMMIKPASAACNLRCDYCFYFDEADSREEGIRPLMSHAVADAIITKCLETAKHCSFVFQGGEPSLAGFPFFEYFVRKVASSKKEDSLVTYAFQTNGMLLDEKWARFFKEHDFLVGVSLDGPPRLNDLHRKDRDGGKSGRSVLQAISYLEKEGVKFNILSVVTNELAQNIGMAYPYFVEHGLTYQQYIPCMDMLEGEKQFLSASAYGQFLKDLFDLWFSSYQAKRPVSVRFFDNLVGMIAGYPPEACDMAGVCSIQYVAESNGDIYPCDFYCLDSYCLGNITEDEFASLDKKRSILRFIEDSHNSIDDCASCPWRALCRGGCKRYRSEEGYRFCASMKIFFPYAIERLELVAKQMLAL from the coding sequence ATGGATACACGCAGAGCCCACCTTACCATGATGATCAAGCCAGCCTCAGCTGCGTGCAATCTTCGCTGTGATTACTGCTTCTATTTTGATGAGGCAGATAGCCGAGAGGAGGGTATCCGTCCATTGATGAGCCACGCCGTGGCTGATGCAATCATCACTAAGTGCTTGGAAACAGCAAAGCATTGTTCCTTTGTTTTTCAGGGTGGCGAACCCTCTCTAGCGGGGTTTCCTTTCTTTGAATACTTTGTGCGTAAAGTTGCTTCAAGCAAGAAGGAAGACTCCCTGGTTACCTATGCCTTCCAGACCAACGGTATGCTTCTTGATGAGAAGTGGGCAAGGTTTTTCAAAGAACATGATTTCTTGGTAGGAGTCTCCCTCGATGGGCCTCCTCGTCTTAATGACCTTCATAGAAAAGATAGGGACGGGGGAAAAAGCGGTAGGAGCGTGTTGCAGGCTATCTCGTACTTGGAGAAGGAAGGGGTGAAGTTCAATATTCTGAGTGTAGTCACCAATGAATTGGCACAGAATATTGGCATGGCTTATCCCTATTTCGTGGAACATGGACTTACTTACCAACAATATATCCCATGTATGGATATGCTGGAGGGAGAGAAACAATTTCTCTCTGCCTCCGCTTATGGACAGTTCCTGAAGGATCTCTTTGATCTCTGGTTCTCTTCCTACCAAGCGAAGAGACCTGTCTCAGTCAGGTTTTTTGATAACCTTGTTGGAATGATAGCCGGTTATCCCCCCGAGGCTTGCGATATGGCGGGGGTATGTTCTATACAGTATGTAGCAGAGAGCAATGGAGACATATATCCCTGTGATTTCTATTGTCTCGATTCTTACTGCCTCGGTAATATCACAGAAGATGAGTTTGCATCGCTCGACAAGAAGCGATCTATCCTTCGATTCATTGAGGACTCTCACAATTCAATTGATGACTGTGCTTCCTGTCCTTGGAGAGCCCTTTGCAGAGGTGGCTGTAAACGGTATCGTAGTGAGGAAGGGTATCGCTTTTGTGCTTCCATGAAAATATTCTTTCCCTATGCTATAGAAAGGCTTGAATTGGTTGCTAAACAGATGCTTGCATTGTAG
- a CDS encoding RNA-binding domain-containing protein: protein MYALLETQEHERLEFKKATRSIPRSLWETYASFANTYGGIIILGVEESKTHALRYTGVEDAKALIQDIHSTLNNVNKVSKNILNSDAIHTQTFEGKEIIIIEIPRANREDKPIFINNDLFGGTYRRSGEGDYHCTKEEVQLMVRDASSHPLDLHLLDGMDLSVLCSDTITRYRRKLELLKPTLSWNNLSDELFLYRLNAVGKSAEDGRYHPTVAGLLMFGYQNEIVKECPHYFLDYQEQMDPGTRWTDRIVSNAATWSGNIFDFYTLVIPRLELGLKTPFSLSGMTRVDDTALHHVMRESLANTLIHANYYERRGAVITRYPKGFTFSNPGILRVPKEDAIQGGLSDPRNATLFTMFTLLNIGERAGSGLSNIFSVWKAQGWKEPILEEYFQPERTTLQLIMEEPVRIPDIVEERVRYPEDTGDKAQQQRQKILTFLETVDFITNKQVCILLEVNRSRAYDLLSQMVCESLLIAEGDKKGRRYRLSRIDSC, encoded by the coding sequence ATGTATGCTTTGCTCGAAACACAAGAACACGAAAGGCTTGAATTCAAAAAGGCAACCAGGAGTATTCCGCGTTCCCTCTGGGAAACCTACGCTTCATTTGCGAATACCTATGGCGGAATTATTATCTTGGGAGTTGAGGAATCAAAAACCCATGCATTACGATACACAGGTGTGGAAGATGCAAAAGCTCTCATACAAGATATCCACAGTACACTCAATAATGTAAACAAAGTAAGCAAGAATATTTTGAATAGTGATGCAATTCATACGCAAACATTTGAGGGAAAAGAGATAATTATTATTGAGATTCCTCGAGCAAACCGAGAAGATAAGCCAATTTTCATTAACAATGACCTTTTTGGGGGAACGTACCGCAGAAGTGGCGAAGGAGACTATCATTGTACGAAGGAAGAAGTACAGTTGATGGTTCGTGATGCGAGTTCACACCCTTTGGATTTACATCTGCTTGATGGGATGGATCTTTCTGTTCTTTGTTCAGATACCATTACCCGATATCGAAGGAAGCTTGAATTACTCAAACCAACCCTTTCTTGGAACAATCTTTCTGATGAGTTATTTCTCTATCGATTGAATGCGGTAGGGAAAAGTGCAGAGGATGGCCGATATCATCCGACAGTTGCAGGATTGCTCATGTTTGGGTATCAAAATGAGATTGTAAAAGAATGTCCACACTATTTTCTGGATTATCAAGAGCAGATGGATCCGGGTACGCGTTGGACAGACAGGATAGTATCAAATGCAGCTACTTGGAGTGGTAATATCTTTGACTTCTATACATTGGTAATTCCACGCCTTGAGTTAGGGTTGAAAACTCCCTTTTCTCTTTCCGGAATGACGAGGGTCGACGATACTGCACTTCATCATGTGATGCGTGAATCCTTGGCTAACACGTTAATTCATGCAAATTACTATGAAAGGCGCGGGGCAGTGATAACGCGTTATCCGAAAGGCTTTACTTTTTCAAATCCGGGCATCTTGCGTGTTCCAAAGGAAGATGCAATCCAAGGAGGTTTATCTGATCCTAGGAATGCAACGCTATTTACCATGTTTACACTCTTGAATATTGGGGAGCGAGCAGGGAGCGGACTATCAAACATCTTCTCCGTCTGGAAGGCTCAGGGTTGGAAAGAACCCATTCTGGAAGAGTATTTCCAGCCTGAAAGGACCACCTTGCAATTAATCATGGAGGAGCCTGTTCGAATACCAGATATTGTGGAAGAACGAGTAAGATATCCTGAGGATACCGGTGATAAGGCACAACAGCAACGACAAAAGATACTCACATTTTTAGAAACAGTAGATTTTATCACCAACAAACAGGTGTGTATTTTGCTGGAGGTAAATAGAAGCCGAGCCTATGATCTCCTCTCTCAGATGGTTTGTGAGTCTCTCTTGATAGCAGAGGGAGATAAGAAAGGACGCAGGTATCGGCTTAGTAGAATTGATAGTTGCTAA
- a CDS encoding AGE family epimerase/isomerase, whose amino-acid sequence MNQKFDQLYHDYKNTLLESILPFWLQYGFDKTYGGLYTGLDRNGTLLETDKSVWFQGRALWVYATAYRQMEKRSEYREVCDSLVSFIENHCFDPVDGRMYFRVSQEGNPVVKRIRYVFSETFAILGFAAYSRAFDKPEYAMKAYELFKKVERYLQEPGMLVPKFERESKGFGLPMILLNTVSELREALPEKSEELNRAIDGYIKEIEVFFVRPELKVVVEQCNPDGTLQLDHFEGRLLNPGHAIEGAWFILAEAKRRGGDTELTHLGMTMLDWMFARGWDGEYGGIIYFRDALGKSATEYWHDMKFWWPQCEAAIANLLAYSMNGKQEYLHQFEQVDKYIKTYFLDEEYGEWFGYLHRDNSLSTPLKGNMYKGPFHIPRMYLVACEILDGLRQ is encoded by the coding sequence ATGAATCAGAAATTTGACCAACTCTATCATGACTACAAAAACACGCTTCTAGAGAGTATATTGCCCTTTTGGCTTCAATATGGGTTTGACAAAACATATGGTGGCTTGTATACAGGTTTAGACCGTAATGGGACTTTGCTCGAGACGGATAAGTCGGTTTGGTTTCAAGGCCGTGCACTATGGGTATATGCAACAGCATACCGTCAGATGGAGAAGCGGAGTGAATACCGCGAGGTGTGTGATTCCTTGGTATCTTTCATTGAAAATCACTGCTTTGATCCCGTAGATGGACGGATGTATTTCCGGGTAAGCCAAGAGGGAAATCCGGTAGTGAAGCGCATTCGCTACGTATTCAGTGAAACATTTGCCATCCTTGGCTTTGCTGCCTATAGCAGGGCCTTTGATAAACCTGAATATGCAATGAAGGCATATGAGTTGTTTAAGAAGGTTGAACGGTATCTTCAGGAACCAGGTATGCTTGTTCCCAAGTTTGAGCGAGAGAGCAAGGGGTTTGGTCTTCCCATGATTCTTCTCAATACGGTCAGTGAGCTGAGAGAAGCGCTTCCTGAGAAGAGCGAAGAGCTGAATCGTGCCATCGATGGGTATATCAAGGAGATTGAGGTTTTCTTTGTTCGTCCAGAGCTTAAGGTGGTTGTAGAGCAGTGTAATCCTGATGGGACGTTGCAATTGGATCATTTCGAAGGCAGATTATTAAACCCAGGGCATGCTATAGAAGGCGCATGGTTCATCCTCGCTGAAGCAAAGAGGCGGGGTGGTGATACCGAACTTACGCACCTTGGTATGACGATGCTGGACTGGATGTTTGCCCGTGGTTGGGATGGGGAGTATGGTGGGATCATCTACTTCCGTGATGCCCTTGGAAAGAGTGCAACCGAGTACTGGCATGACATGAAGTTCTGGTGGCCTCAGTGTGAGGCAGCCATTGCAAACCTACTTGCCTACAGTATGAATGGGAAGCAGGAGTATCTGCATCAATTTGAACAAGTAGACAAATACATCAAGACATATTTTCTCGATGAAGAGTATGGTGAGTGGTTTGGGTATCTCCATCGAGACAACTCACTCTCCACACCGTTGAAGGGAAATATGTACAAAGGACCATTCCACATTCCAAGAATGTATCTGGTAGCCTGTGAAATCCTTGATGGGCTGAGGCAGTAG